The Ensifer adhaerens genome contains a region encoding:
- a CDS encoding amidohydrolase family protein, protein MDLVIRNGGLITGDGKTFHKRAAVYVRKGRIAGIEVAEVAAGAEIAARETIDAAGGIVMPGLINAHAHGCIRGPSMPSGSKPFEGEDVAYFRNRHLLQGTTTLLNVCGLAMADEVDVNEAEPHAMDIRISTAHTPKNIEAALVVDGKGLSARHLSATIDDLLASGAVALGEAGGGQTLGGGAQEYRFIPQAFLQEFGVEVTPAAARRLKSAVLGRYLDPVDGLANLTLIDELERCGLSGVTGADRVRDIITQSVMPSVALSLAGFDQIAREAERVGYPAIFHNAAPSAKRLIAVVEKHPKARFVAGHSNHPSFLPDEAVSIAQNLRRKGAIIDVSTLDCIGTRWRNDPSNLDALIDAGCVDTISTDFAGGHWDGILEAIQRVVRKKQLSAAEAVALATGNVARVFTQMAGDRGLIEKGKRADLIVVDHVNLSRVRHVVIGGCIVVRNGRLV, encoded by the coding sequence ATGGATCTGGTAATCCGAAATGGGGGTCTAATCACCGGCGACGGCAAGACGTTTCACAAACGGGCTGCCGTCTATGTCCGGAAGGGAAGGATCGCCGGTATCGAAGTCGCGGAGGTTGCCGCAGGCGCTGAAATCGCGGCGCGAGAAACCATCGATGCAGCCGGCGGCATCGTTATGCCAGGTCTCATAAACGCACATGCGCATGGATGTATTCGGGGGCCTTCCATGCCGAGCGGTTCGAAGCCATTTGAAGGCGAAGATGTCGCCTACTTCCGAAACCGCCATCTTCTTCAGGGAACAACGACCCTTCTCAACGTCTGCGGCCTGGCCATGGCTGACGAAGTAGATGTCAACGAGGCTGAACCTCATGCAATGGATATCCGCATTTCCACGGCTCACACTCCGAAAAACATCGAGGCGGCGCTTGTGGTCGACGGCAAGGGACTTTCGGCACGGCACCTGAGTGCGACGATAGATGACCTGTTGGCCTCCGGCGCGGTCGCGCTTGGTGAGGCAGGTGGCGGGCAGACACTGGGTGGTGGCGCGCAAGAATACAGGTTCATCCCGCAAGCGTTCTTGCAGGAGTTCGGGGTCGAAGTGACGCCCGCAGCCGCGAGGCGCTTGAAGAGCGCCGTCCTTGGCCGCTATCTCGATCCGGTAGACGGCCTAGCGAATTTGACACTGATCGACGAGCTGGAGCGTTGCGGTCTTTCCGGGGTCACCGGAGCGGATCGCGTTCGCGACATCATTACGCAATCGGTGATGCCTTCGGTTGCCCTCTCGCTGGCCGGATTCGATCAAATCGCCCGCGAAGCCGAGCGGGTCGGATATCCCGCGATCTTCCACAACGCGGCGCCATCTGCGAAGCGTTTGATCGCCGTGGTCGAGAAGCACCCGAAGGCACGTTTCGTCGCCGGTCATAGCAATCACCCGAGCTTTCTTCCGGACGAGGCAGTCTCGATTGCTCAGAACCTGAGACGAAAGGGGGCTATCATCGATGTTTCGACATTGGATTGTATCGGGACCCGCTGGCGCAACGATCCCTCCAACCTCGATGCGCTGATCGACGCGGGCTGTGTCGATACGATTTCGACCGATTTTGCCGGCGGGCATTGGGATGGAATTCTTGAAGCGATCCAGCGGGTGGTCAGAAAGAAGCAGTTGTCTGCGGCAGAGGCCGTTGCCCTTGCGACCGGGAATGTCGCGCGCGTCTTCACTCAAATGGCCGGTGACCGCGGGCTGATTGAAAAAGGCAAGCGTGCAGACCTGATCGTTGTCGACCACGTTAATCTGAGCCGCGTCAGGCATGTCGTGATTGGAGGCTGTATAGTTGTCAGGAATGGCCGTCTTGTCTGA
- a CDS encoding MmgE/PrpD family protein: MYVTETFSEYLATYSSAALPPDLRLSAACCIVDAVTAYVVGCDVPSARAAREVARYDFKAGRASVWFTGESLGVIAAAFCNAASVSALDFDDGHRAARGHPGAAVIPVALSVASTIGASADDLLTAVALGYETGIRIAVAQNPQAIKSRQSGRWTGYAAAATAGRLYRTAPPALAHALAVAGVLAPNQEANGSSGYADLTGNDVKEGIPWSVVTGLTALRLAEGGFTGPQDLLDHTSHFDWKSMIAHLGDPTEISRVYFKPYSCCRYIHPALDAFAALSEVADIRTEQIASIEVQTFQWALRLSNTVSPRTLTEIQYSLPYCMAIAVVDGPAALAPVGDAQLDRPDLLEFARKVHLSVNPEIDARFPTDTLARVCLQMIDGRLITSKVTSPRGDKARPLVWEDLINKFSATTRGKLSPKAQNTVLQAFEALKKGDAAPLLQRLRMRLID, encoded by the coding sequence ATGTATGTCACCGAAACCTTCTCAGAGTATCTGGCGACCTATTCTTCCGCTGCTCTGCCGCCCGATCTGAGGTTAAGTGCGGCCTGTTGCATTGTGGATGCAGTCACCGCGTACGTCGTCGGCTGCGATGTTCCAAGTGCTCGCGCAGCCCGCGAGGTCGCAAGGTACGATTTTAAAGCCGGTCGCGCATCGGTCTGGTTTACGGGGGAAAGTCTCGGTGTCATTGCCGCGGCGTTCTGTAATGCGGCATCCGTCTCCGCACTCGATTTCGACGACGGTCACCGCGCCGCGCGTGGTCATCCCGGCGCGGCCGTGATACCGGTAGCACTCTCCGTGGCATCTACCATCGGCGCATCCGCCGACGACCTCCTAACTGCAGTCGCTCTCGGATACGAGACCGGAATTCGCATTGCCGTGGCGCAGAACCCGCAAGCGATCAAAAGCCGGCAATCGGGACGTTGGACCGGCTACGCAGCTGCGGCCACGGCAGGCCGCCTCTACAGAACCGCCCCCCCGGCACTCGCCCACGCACTCGCCGTGGCCGGAGTGCTCGCACCGAACCAGGAGGCAAACGGAAGCTCCGGCTATGCTGACCTCACCGGGAACGACGTCAAGGAGGGTATTCCCTGGAGTGTCGTGACGGGCCTGACCGCATTGCGCCTCGCAGAGGGGGGATTTACCGGACCGCAAGATTTGCTCGATCATACGTCGCACTTCGACTGGAAGAGTATGATCGCGCACTTGGGTGATCCAACGGAGATCTCGAGGGTCTATTTCAAACCCTATTCCTGCTGCCGCTACATCCATCCCGCTCTTGATGCCTTTGCTGCGCTTTCGGAAGTTGCTGACATCAGGACTGAACAAATCGCATCAATCGAAGTTCAGACCTTTCAATGGGCTCTCCGACTCTCAAACACCGTGTCTCCCAGGACATTGACGGAGATCCAATACAGCTTGCCCTATTGCATGGCGATTGCTGTTGTTGACGGGCCTGCGGCACTGGCGCCAGTCGGTGATGCGCAGCTGGATAGGCCCGACCTCCTCGAATTCGCCCGCAAGGTTCATCTCTCGGTCAATCCTGAGATCGACGCACGCTTTCCGACAGACACCCTTGCGCGGGTATGCCTGCAAATGATCGACGGCAGATTGATCACCTCTAAGGTAACCTCGCCGCGCGGGGACAAGGCGCGCCCCTTAGTCTGGGAAGATCTCATCAATAAGTTCTCGGCAACAACGCGGGGCAAGCTTTCTCCCAAGGCACAAAATACTGTCCTGCAGGCTTTTGAGGCTCTGAAAAAAGGAGATGCTGCTCCCCTCCTCCAGCGCCTGAGGATGCGATTGATCGACTGA
- a CDS encoding ornithine cyclodeaminase codes for MESTPRYISLAEMKRLGVRLEASALHDAARAAWSDIRLGRAHGLKSVLSFPEADLWNQPQFEAYRDTLQGERLGWKLSALSSVGTRYAAVKVVGANAINRRLGRPRSTSTILLLDNFTLRPLCVMDGTDISAARTATYASMALELFFPKTEELSVFLFGAGPIAEQIIRVLGHFGAGIVSKIFVRSRSGASAHQLVKRHRQPPGIRLEAVADNQRLRDCRFVITATNASAPVFDTAEICANAVVLHLGGDETPSGHIQEVLRSGLALCDDISMVSRRNSQSLALYFSRKGSTLEQLGPVLGVLNLKDFCDAGGGSEFPILITCVGLPMLDLYVAAHVYETWFSADVGTASSVHSSNTN; via the coding sequence ATGGAGAGCACACCCAGATACATTTCACTTGCGGAAATGAAGCGCCTCGGCGTCCGTCTCGAGGCATCCGCGCTCCACGATGCTGCCAGGGCAGCTTGGTCCGACATCCGCTTGGGCCGGGCCCATGGCCTGAAATCTGTTTTGTCCTTTCCCGAAGCCGACTTGTGGAACCAACCCCAGTTTGAAGCTTACCGGGATACGTTGCAAGGCGAGCGATTAGGCTGGAAGCTCTCTGCGCTCTCCAGCGTCGGGACCAGATACGCCGCCGTCAAGGTGGTCGGTGCCAATGCGATAAACCGTCGATTGGGTCGGCCTCGTTCGACGTCGACGATCCTGCTGCTCGACAACTTCACGCTGCGCCCGCTTTGCGTGATGGACGGAACCGATATCTCAGCCGCAAGAACGGCAACCTATGCCTCAATGGCGCTTGAACTTTTCTTTCCCAAAACAGAAGAACTTTCCGTCTTCCTCTTTGGAGCAGGCCCCATCGCCGAGCAGATCATCAGAGTGCTCGGTCATTTCGGAGCCGGCATCGTCTCGAAGATATTCGTGCGCAGCCGCTCAGGCGCTTCCGCGCACCAACTCGTTAAAAGACACAGACAGCCGCCCGGAATTCGGCTTGAAGCTGTCGCGGATAATCAGAGGCTGCGTGATTGCCGGTTTGTCATCACCGCTACCAATGCCAGCGCACCGGTGTTTGATACCGCAGAGATTTGCGCAAATGCCGTTGTCCTGCATCTTGGGGGAGACGAGACGCCATCCGGCCACATCCAAGAAGTTCTTCGGTCCGGACTGGCGCTCTGTGACGACATTTCCATGGTGTCGCGGCGAAACTCCCAAAGCCTGGCGCTCTACTTCTCACGCAAGGGATCAACATTGGAGCAGCTTGGCCCAGTGCTCGGTGTCTTGAACTTAAAGGATTTCTGCGACGCGGGCGGCGGATCGGAATTCCCGATCCTCATTACGTGCGTGGGCCTGCCTATGCTCGACCTTTACGTCGCCGCTCATGTTTACGAAACCTGGTTCTCGGCAGATGTTGGCACGGCGTCATCCGTCCACTCATCTAACACAAACTGA
- a CDS encoding MmgE/PrpD family protein yields MTAFVTQTLGSYIAEEALARVPGDVIDKAKLCLLDSLGCLFGGHQLPMAGMLEVLRADGEVAPSSGTPVSGCAAPAAAAFVKATLINALDFDDIYEKGHPGATVIAAALSVAEYTKCSGTELLEAVIAGYEVSCRVGISLAHVQPRKAIHGHGTWQIFGAAAAAAKLMRLDAGRAAHAIAIAAANAPVASVMKTVYGDTPSMAKNNFGMAAQMGVLAARLAAADYEGPLDVFEGETGFWRMAGADECRFDRLTNGLGGAYEILRVGFKPFSCCRLIQSSVQASRDVVRMASIDPADGLHAKLVVTAPPIVCEPPFSEARPRHMWAAQFSAPHAIAMAVFGVEPGPDWFVDDWLNDEIAGRFQDSIELRPHTIHASPQSVHAASAYLQLRDGQSFERHVDVAEGEASNPMRKSALEAKFLRLASPVVGDSGACEAIDNVYALDKAGSLRPLLRLLVS; encoded by the coding sequence ATGACCGCTTTTGTCACGCAAACGCTCGGCAGCTATATCGCCGAGGAGGCACTCGCCCGTGTTCCCGGCGACGTCATCGACAAGGCCAAGCTTTGCCTCCTGGACTCGCTTGGCTGCCTGTTCGGAGGGCATCAGCTGCCGATGGCTGGCATGCTGGAGGTACTGCGGGCGGACGGCGAGGTCGCCCCCTCCTCCGGCACACCTGTCAGCGGCTGTGCCGCACCGGCGGCTGCCGCCTTCGTCAAGGCAACTTTGATCAATGCGCTCGACTTCGACGACATCTACGAGAAGGGCCACCCTGGAGCCACGGTGATTGCAGCAGCCTTATCGGTCGCTGAGTACACGAAGTGTTCGGGCACAGAATTACTCGAGGCCGTGATCGCCGGCTATGAGGTGAGTTGCCGCGTTGGCATCTCGCTGGCTCACGTCCAGCCCAGAAAGGCGATTCACGGCCATGGGACTTGGCAGATATTCGGTGCAGCAGCCGCGGCCGCGAAACTCATGCGTCTCGACGCCGGGCGAGCGGCGCATGCAATCGCGATCGCCGCTGCGAATGCGCCAGTCGCGTCCGTCATGAAGACCGTCTACGGAGACACGCCATCGATGGCGAAGAACAACTTCGGCATGGCCGCGCAAATGGGCGTCTTGGCCGCGCGCCTTGCCGCTGCCGACTACGAGGGGCCTTTGGATGTTTTCGAGGGGGAGACAGGTTTCTGGCGGATGGCGGGCGCCGACGAGTGTCGTTTCGATCGATTGACCAACGGCTTGGGTGGCGCCTACGAAATTCTCCGGGTTGGCTTCAAGCCCTTCAGTTGCTGTCGGCTCATCCAAAGCAGTGTCCAAGCCAGCCGCGACGTCGTCCGGATGGCCAGCATTGATCCCGCCGACGGCTTGCATGCCAAGCTAGTCGTGACCGCACCTCCGATCGTATGCGAACCGCCATTTAGCGAAGCGCGTCCGCGCCACATGTGGGCAGCGCAGTTCAGCGCACCGCACGCTATCGCTATGGCAGTGTTCGGCGTTGAGCCGGGTCCCGACTGGTTCGTGGATGACTGGCTCAATGACGAGATCGCCGGGCGGTTCCAAGACAGTATCGAGCTGAGGCCACATACTATCCACGCCTCACCTCAAAGCGTTCACGCCGCAAGCGCTTACTTGCAGTTGCGCGACGGGCAGAGCTTCGAAAGGCACGTAGACGTTGCGGAGGGAGAGGCAAGTAACCCCATGCGGAAATCAGCTCTCGAGGCCAAGTTCCTGCGGCTTGCAAGCCCTGTCGTGGGAGACAGCGGTGCTTGCGAAGCCATTGATAACGTGTACGCGCTGGATAAAGCGGGATCGCTCCGGCCGCTTCTCCGTTTATTGGTCAGCTGA
- a CDS encoding carbon-nitrogen hydrolase family protein, whose amino-acid sequence MKISLVQMNSQPDRDSNLRAAESLMLQAIARDTPDLIVLPEHFDWSGGAAAEKLAAADYMPGGDAYRMLQAVAARQKVWIHGGSLLERVDGSSKIYNTTVVFDPEGNEVGRYRKVHLFDIETPDGKIYRESATVAPGESLFVYEAGGFRIGCAICYDLRFPRLFDALADVGVDVVILPAAFTLQTGKDHWEVLCRARAIEQQVYFVACGQWGGYTAADGDRRFTYGNSLICDPWGQVIARAVDQVGVVSAHLDLDRVAAVRKLIPAASHKVSFVDQARVYRGSSCGERCNSSCISLVQTFGAPISSSST is encoded by the coding sequence ATGAAGATTTCCCTCGTCCAGATGAACTCCCAGCCCGATCGCGACAGCAATTTGCGCGCGGCCGAGAGCCTGATGCTTCAGGCAATCGCACGCGATACACCCGATCTCATCGTTCTTCCGGAACATTTCGACTGGTCCGGCGGGGCGGCGGCAGAGAAACTGGCGGCGGCTGATTATATGCCGGGCGGCGACGCCTATCGCATGTTGCAGGCGGTCGCCGCCCGGCAAAAGGTGTGGATCCACGGCGGTAGCTTGCTCGAAAGGGTCGATGGAAGTTCGAAGATCTACAACACAACGGTCGTCTTCGACCCAGAGGGTAACGAGGTCGGCCGCTACCGCAAAGTTCACCTGTTCGACATCGAGACGCCAGATGGCAAGATCTACCGAGAATCCGCCACCGTTGCGCCTGGAGAGAGCCTGTTCGTCTATGAAGCCGGCGGTTTCAGGATCGGCTGTGCCATCTGCTACGACCTTCGCTTCCCCCGACTCTTTGATGCGCTCGCAGACGTCGGCGTCGATGTGGTCATTCTACCCGCGGCCTTCACGTTACAGACGGGAAAGGACCACTGGGAAGTGCTCTGCCGTGCGCGCGCGATAGAGCAACAGGTCTATTTCGTCGCCTGTGGTCAGTGGGGAGGCTACACTGCAGCGGACGGAGATCGCCGTTTCACCTACGGCAACTCTCTCATCTGCGACCCCTGGGGACAGGTCATAGCCCGCGCCGTCGATCAGGTCGGCGTGGTTTCCGCCCACCTCGATCTCGACCGCGTGGCGGCAGTTCGCAAGCTCATTCCCGCCGCGTCGCACAAGGTTTCGTTTGTCGATCAGGCACGCGTCTACCGAGGTAGCAGCTGCGGTGAGCGCTGCAACTCCTCCTGCATCTCGCTTGTGCAGACCTTCGGGGCACCAATTTCTTCTAGTAGCACGTAG
- a CDS encoding RraA family protein, whose amino-acid sequence MTQSYKIKKQPEAIPDTLRTLLEGVETATIGHFEYLGFVGAEIAPVFPAKAIGTAVTVAAPGRDGAVIYTAIDLLRPGDVLVISRVDRDDVACVGGGVVAAARARGAVAIIVDGPCTDIEEIRTSRFPVWCRGVSSKTTSRRHQIGGAINVPIACGGAAVLPGHAVLADTEGVFVADPSDMRRIADVALERQQRSLKLRPYLEAGHSIFELDRIV is encoded by the coding sequence ATGACCCAGTCATACAAGATTAAGAAACAACCTGAAGCGATACCAGACACACTGCGAACACTGCTGGAGGGTGTCGAAACCGCAACCATCGGCCACTTCGAATATCTTGGATTTGTTGGGGCAGAAATTGCGCCGGTCTTTCCGGCCAAGGCCATTGGAACGGCAGTCACGGTCGCCGCGCCCGGCCGCGATGGAGCCGTCATCTACACGGCAATCGATCTGCTCCGCCCGGGAGATGTTCTCGTCATCTCCCGGGTCGATCGGGACGACGTTGCCTGCGTCGGCGGCGGTGTCGTTGCTGCTGCCCGAGCGCGTGGCGCCGTCGCCATTATCGTCGATGGTCCTTGCACCGACATCGAGGAGATCCGCACCAGCCGCTTCCCGGTCTGGTGTCGCGGAGTCTCGTCCAAGACGACCAGCCGCCGGCACCAGATCGGTGGCGCGATCAATGTCCCGATCGCCTGCGGCGGGGCTGCCGTGCTGCCCGGGCATGCGGTCCTGGCAGATACGGAGGGTGTCTTCGTTGCCGATCCCTCCGATATGCGCCGCATCGCCGACGTCGCCCTCGAGCGCCAACAGCGTTCCCTAAAGCTCCGGCCCTACCTTGAGGCCGGCCATTCCATCTTCGAATTGGATCGGATCGTATAA
- a CDS encoding TauD/TfdA dioxygenase family protein has protein sequence MKTRVSAIQNDSNVCADIVGFDFSGYDDADIAAVRSYWLQYGIIRFRATDITDQQQVDFSRHFGDFVIHPKQLQEGGHPIHREILVISNVMKDGKPSGALGNSEATWHTDTWFYERPPAGAILRAIEVPPSGGDTYFLSTYQAFETLPEELRRAVEGRQIFFQNVYDKTGKLRLGKSEPTSTDFREWSGVVHPLVRTHSETGRKALYLGGTSEGSWIVGMPLDESNDLISRLWEHTTNTPEVFVQKWSVGDIVMWDNRCTMHRRDSFDPNTIRIMHRTTTSGERPV, from the coding sequence ATGAAAACAAGAGTTTCGGCAATCCAGAATGACAGCAACGTCTGCGCAGACATCGTCGGGTTCGATTTCTCCGGCTACGACGACGCGGACATTGCGGCGGTTCGATCCTACTGGCTGCAATATGGCATCATCCGCTTTCGGGCGACCGATATCACAGACCAGCAGCAGGTCGACTTCTCCCGCCACTTCGGTGATTTCGTCATTCATCCCAAGCAATTGCAGGAAGGCGGACACCCGATCCATCGCGAAATCCTGGTGATCAGCAATGTGATGAAGGACGGCAAGCCGAGTGGCGCGCTCGGCAACAGCGAAGCGACGTGGCACACAGACACATGGTTCTACGAGCGCCCACCTGCCGGCGCCATCCTCAGGGCGATCGAGGTTCCCCCTTCCGGCGGCGACACGTATTTTCTGTCAACCTACCAGGCTTTCGAAACGCTCCCCGAGGAGCTGCGCAGGGCCGTTGAGGGGCGGCAGATCTTCTTCCAGAATGTCTACGACAAGACGGGCAAATTGCGCCTCGGGAAAAGCGAACCGACGAGCACGGATTTTCGCGAGTGGAGCGGCGTCGTCCATCCGTTGGTCAGAACTCATAGCGAGACCGGCCGCAAAGCACTTTATCTTGGTGGGACGTCAGAAGGGTCGTGGATCGTCGGCATGCCGCTCGATGAAAGCAATGACCTGATCTCAAGGCTTTGGGAGCACACCACCAACACGCCTGAAGTCTTCGTCCAGAAATGGAGCGTGGGCGACATCGTGATGTGGGACAACCGTTGCACGATGCACCGGCGCGATTCATTCGACCCGAATACCATCCGGATTATGCATCGGACGACGACATCCGGCGAGCGCCCGGTCTGA
- a CDS encoding ABC transporter ATP-binding protein gives MTTIDIELLSVSKQFGANRIVDDISLAIPKGKFVSILGPSGCGKTTTLNMIAGFEAPSSGQIRIRGQDQAGVPPEVRKIGLVFQSYALFPHMTVAQNVGFGLKMQGRSREEITDGVSRALKSVHLEGFEDRYPKELSGGQQQRVAVARAIAPSPSVLLLDEPLSNLDLKLREAMRVELKEIQEDLGMTFIYVTHDQEEAMAMSDRIIVMQGGVVAQEGAPADIYGHPRTSFVADFIGKSNILPASAETGTDRNLKVSLGAGKAVLTAARGDDVAPDNVRFCCIRPEAVRLADAAGALDAPSNRLTGTVQKVVNLGAYLEAWILVDDGITLKSMIRSTRLDKLAAGCRVDLAIAHSAVQLLEQ, from the coding sequence ATGACCACCATCGATATTGAACTCCTTTCCGTCAGCAAGCAGTTTGGTGCAAACCGCATCGTCGACGATATCAGCCTTGCCATCCCGAAGGGAAAATTCGTCAGCATTCTTGGCCCGTCCGGATGTGGCAAGACAACGACCCTGAACATGATCGCCGGATTTGAAGCGCCCTCAAGCGGGCAGATCCGAATTCGCGGCCAGGATCAGGCAGGCGTCCCGCCGGAAGTCCGGAAAATCGGGCTGGTCTTCCAGAGCTACGCACTCTTCCCGCATATGACGGTCGCCCAGAATGTCGGCTTTGGCCTAAAGATGCAGGGCCGATCCCGCGAGGAAATCACCGATGGCGTGTCACGGGCGTTGAAAAGTGTCCACCTCGAAGGCTTTGAGGATCGCTATCCGAAGGAACTGTCGGGGGGCCAGCAGCAACGGGTCGCGGTCGCTCGGGCGATTGCTCCCTCACCGTCGGTGCTGCTTCTCGATGAGCCGCTCTCAAACCTTGACCTCAAGCTCCGGGAAGCAATGCGCGTCGAACTGAAAGAGATCCAGGAAGATCTCGGCATGACCTTCATCTATGTCACACATGACCAGGAAGAGGCGATGGCCATGTCCGACCGGATCATCGTCATGCAGGGCGGAGTGGTGGCGCAGGAAGGAGCGCCTGCGGACATCTACGGTCACCCGAGAACCTCCTTCGTGGCGGACTTCATCGGCAAGTCCAATATCCTCCCGGCATCCGCAGAGACTGGGACCGATCGGAACCTGAAGGTATCCCTCGGCGCGGGAAAGGCGGTGCTCACAGCCGCGCGGGGAGACGATGTTGCTCCTGACAATGTGCGCTTCTGCTGCATCAGACCGGAGGCCGTCAGGCTCGCAGATGCGGCAGGGGCTCTCGACGCACCGTCAAACCGCCTGACAGGCACCGTCCAAAAGGTCGTCAATCTGGGTGCCTATCTCGAGGCCTGGATACTCGTCGATGACGGGATCACCTTGAAGTCCATGATCCGCTCGACCCGCCTCGATAAGCTCGCGGCCGGCTGCCGAGTAGACCTCGCCATCGCCCATTCCGCTGTCCAACTGCTGGAGCAATAG
- a CDS encoding ABC transporter permease, which yields MNRLLTYLFRTALAAILAFITLPLMVVVAASFSPTSTVTFLPSEWTLQWYAALWDSRWLDPFLLSVELAVIVSLASGLLGVLGAYSVAYAKCPGHTAIMAFLLSPMSVPQIVKGVAVVLFLSSIGLYDLLGTPGLVMAHIILTLPYVVRMAATAMFGFDKRLDRAARILGASVTQRIRYVLLPLIRSGLFSGMTFAFIISFNNIPLSVFLVRPGQTTLPITVINHLEYSLDPVLAAVNVASLLFILGAIILFEKIGGFSAQFHGGSK from the coding sequence ATGAACCGACTGCTCACATATCTATTCAGGACGGCGCTTGCCGCCATTCTTGCCTTCATCACCCTTCCGCTGATGGTGGTCGTCGCGGCCTCTTTCAGTCCAACTTCGACCGTGACGTTCCTGCCAAGCGAATGGACCTTGCAATGGTACGCTGCGCTCTGGGACAGCCGTTGGCTCGATCCGTTTCTACTCAGCGTCGAACTTGCCGTCATCGTGTCGCTCGCAAGCGGACTGCTCGGCGTCCTTGGGGCCTACAGCGTCGCCTACGCAAAATGTCCGGGGCACACCGCCATCATGGCGTTCCTCTTGTCACCCATGTCGGTCCCGCAAATCGTCAAGGGCGTGGCAGTCGTCCTGTTTCTGTCCTCGATTGGACTTTACGATCTGCTCGGAACGCCCGGCCTTGTCATGGCTCACATCATCCTGACGTTGCCCTACGTCGTGCGCATGGCGGCCACCGCGATGTTCGGTTTCGACAAACGGCTTGACCGCGCGGCACGCATACTGGGCGCCAGTGTCACGCAGAGGATCCGATATGTGCTGTTGCCGCTGATCCGCTCCGGCCTCTTCTCGGGGATGACTTTCGCCTTCATCATTTCCTTCAACAACATCCCGCTCTCCGTTTTCCTGGTCAGACCCGGCCAGACGACACTTCCGATTACCGTCATCAACCATCTCGAATACAGCCTGGATCCGGTGCTTGCGGCAGTGAACGTGGCGTCACTCCTCTTCATCCTTGGCGCAATCATCCTTTTCGAAAAGATCGGCGGCTTCTCCGCCCAATTTCACGGGGGTAGCAAATGA
- a CDS encoding ABC transporter permease, with product MGMMIGISFQSQTEGRPTLASYSRFFSNDLVLAGLARTVVMSGLVALCVTVLAYPLAYYLARATSRWRTFIFALAIAPELAGVVLRTYGWLIILEDRGFINSALIWTGLITEPLPLSKNLFGVVVGLTHVILPFGVLSLLTSLQGINPNLEKSAQILGASRLAVIRHIILPLSVPGIVSSFLIGFTMAASAYATPALLGGAGFKVMATMVYEQVLFYLDWPFAAVMANVLLILMLAAGFIGSRLESRLHQKLHL from the coding sequence ATGGGCATGATGATCGGGATCAGCTTTCAAAGTCAAACGGAGGGCAGGCCGACACTTGCGAGCTATAGCCGCTTCTTCAGCAACGACCTGGTCCTTGCGGGCCTGGCCCGCACCGTCGTGATGTCCGGCCTCGTTGCGCTCTGCGTGACCGTCCTAGCCTATCCCCTCGCCTACTATCTGGCACGCGCCACGTCGCGCTGGCGAACGTTCATCTTCGCGCTTGCCATTGCGCCCGAATTGGCGGGGGTCGTGCTTCGCACCTATGGCTGGCTCATCATTCTCGAAGATCGCGGCTTCATCAATTCCGCGCTGATATGGACCGGATTGATCACGGAACCCTTGCCCTTGTCGAAGAACCTTTTCGGCGTCGTGGTTGGGCTTACTCACGTCATCCTGCCGTTTGGCGTGCTGTCGCTTCTGACGAGCCTCCAGGGTATCAACCCCAATCTGGAAAAATCTGCGCAAATTCTTGGCGCGTCACGTCTTGCTGTTATCCGGCACATCATCCTGCCGCTCTCCGTGCCGGGAATCGTAAGCTCTTTCTTGATTGGCTTCACCATGGCCGCAAGCGCATATGCGACCCCGGCCCTCCTTGGCGGCGCCGGCTTCAAAGTCATGGCCACAATGGTCTACGAGCAGGTGCTGTTCTATCTCGACTGGCCCTTCGCGGCGGTGATGGCGAATGTTCTGCTCATCCTGATGCTGGCCGCCGGCTTCATCGGATCCAGGCTGGAGTCGCGCCTCCACCAGAAACTTCACCTTTAA